A DNA window from Mya arenaria isolate MELC-2E11 chromosome 17, ASM2691426v1 contains the following coding sequences:
- the LOC128224202 gene encoding tripartite motif-containing protein 5-like isoform X1: MLARQQFDLLQCKLCNNIYEDPRLLDCLHSFCSVCLDSYHQDSSDAGEEMVTCPLCQEVTKLEGNVNTLPGNTLLQKYITQARKDKTSIVAGREVEKMSHESLTEAERKCPEIVASIQQLAQTAGSVYADKHGGHTHALHQQNDPNTEKVRNGLKLKTCQLQVRAIDLVHGIDKVNKSFNTFLEQKHEFREVVKHRSMEIQDAVKAVERRILARIDDRDVEEEVKNDAFEVKNKLHKVLRSTLTMVDFLRLLSEYGSENEMHKYVENVRKREQSIFQTPLTAIERSMSFDISESNLEKEMDNLFGELTETLGDTVAWDPMANNDREDFVRQQPILWIQSESNDAREHLESYNFPTNIAYPMSATDTGEISQRHAVRSHLSTQGSHHKRHTFQKSMSFDTAVHSPYTYITSENQPLIDNALYGKNKNNKSTEFEILNETKSNQQVDDSANTSEDQFHKAIDTLVSRTSHPTSHRSRRVSAPPSMIIDALHKRRLSALSILERANINTEGLQLASDIETGMTEARQEWKEENVRRRNTAENSADGGV, from the exons ATGTTGGCGCGACAGCAGTTCGACCTTCTCCAGTGTAAACTGTGTAACAACATCTACGAGGATCCTCGTCTGCTCGACTGTCTTCACAGCTTTTGTTCAGTCTGTTTAGACAG TTACCATCAAGATAGTTCCGATGCGGGAGAAGAAATGGTAACGTGTCCACTGTGCCAGGAGGTGACTAAACTGGAGGGAAACGTGAACACCCTTCCCGGGAATACACTCCTTCAGAA GTACATAACTCAAGCCCGAAAGGACAAAACATCCATCGTAGCAGGGAGGGAAGTGGAGAAAATGTCACATGAGTCTTTAACCGAGGCTGAGAGAAAGTGTCCGGAAATCGTGGCCAGCATTCAACAACTCGCACAGACAGCGGGAAGTGTTTACGCTGATAAGCATGGGGGACATACACATGCATTACACCAG CAGAACGACCCAAACACAGAAAAAGTCCGTAACGGATTAAAGTTGAAGACGTGTCAACTGCAAGTTCGAGCTATCGATCTTGTCCACGGCATAGACAAAGTGAATAAATCCTTCAATACCTTTCTAGAGCAGAAACATGAATTCCGTGAGGTGGTGAAACATCGATCCATGGAAATACAGGACGCAGTAAAGGCCGTGGAGAGAAGGATTCTTGCCCGAATTGATGATCGAGACGTGGAAGAGGAAGTCAAGAATGATGCGTTTGAGgttaaaaacaaattgcataaagTGTTGAGATCAACATTAACGATGGTAGATTTTCTTCGGCTACTGTCCGAGTATGGGTCAGAAAATGAAATGcacaaatatgttgaaaatgtaaGAAAAAGAGAACAGTCGATTTTCCAAACGCCGTTAACGGCGATAGAAAGAAGTATGAGTTTTGATATTTCTGAAAGTAATTTGGAAAAAGAGATGGACAATTTATTTGGTGAATTAACAGAAACACTCGGAGATACCGTAGCTTGGGACCCTATGGCGAACAATGATAGGGAGGACTTCGTAAGGCAGCAGCCAATCTTGTGGATTCAAAGTGAATCAAATGACGCTCGAGAACATTTAGAGTCATATAACTTTCCTACAAATATTGCCTATCCAATGAGCGCTACAGACACTGGTGAAATATCACAAAGACATGCTGTAAGATCTCATCTATCGACCCAAGGCAGTCATCACAAAAGGCATACTTTTCAGAAATCCATGTCTTTTGACACTGCTGTCCACAGCCCATATACATACATCACCAGCGAAAATCAGCCATTAATCGACAACGCTCtgtatggaaaaaataaaaataacaaatcgACAGAGTTTGAAATTCTGAACGAAACGAAAAGCAATCAACAAGTTGATGACTCGGCTAATACGTCGGAGGATCAGTTCCATAAAGCAATCGACACGCTAGTATCACGTACATCCCATCCTACTAGCCACAGAAGCAGGAGGGTCAGCGCACCGCCTTCGATGATCATCGATGCACTGCATAAGCGTCGGTTGAGTGCATTATCGATACTAGAGCGGGCCAATATTAATACAGAGGGGCTGCAATTGGCGTCAGACATCGAGACCGGCATGACGGAAGCGAGGCAAGAGTGGAAAGAGGAGAACGTAAGACGAAGAAATACAGCCGAAAACTCTGCTGATGGAGGCGTGTAA
- the LOC128224202 gene encoding tripartite motif-containing protein 2-like isoform X2, producing MLARQQFDLLQCKLCNNIYEDPRLLDCLHSFCSVCLDSYHQDSSDAGEEMVTCPLCQEVTKLEGNVNTLPGNTLLQKYITQARKDKTSIVAGREVEKMSHESLTEAERKCPEIVASIQQLAQTAGSVYADKHGGHTHALHQNDPNTEKVRNGLKLKTCQLQVRAIDLVHGIDKVNKSFNTFLEQKHEFREVVKHRSMEIQDAVKAVERRILARIDDRDVEEEVKNDAFEVKNKLHKVLRSTLTMVDFLRLLSEYGSENEMHKYVENVRKREQSIFQTPLTAIERSMSFDISESNLEKEMDNLFGELTETLGDTVAWDPMANNDREDFVRQQPILWIQSESNDAREHLESYNFPTNIAYPMSATDTGEISQRHAVRSHLSTQGSHHKRHTFQKSMSFDTAVHSPYTYITSENQPLIDNALYGKNKNNKSTEFEILNETKSNQQVDDSANTSEDQFHKAIDTLVSRTSHPTSHRSRRVSAPPSMIIDALHKRRLSALSILERANINTEGLQLASDIETGMTEARQEWKEENVRRRNTAENSADGGV from the exons ATGTTGGCGCGACAGCAGTTCGACCTTCTCCAGTGTAAACTGTGTAACAACATCTACGAGGATCCTCGTCTGCTCGACTGTCTTCACAGCTTTTGTTCAGTCTGTTTAGACAG TTACCATCAAGATAGTTCCGATGCGGGAGAAGAAATGGTAACGTGTCCACTGTGCCAGGAGGTGACTAAACTGGAGGGAAACGTGAACACCCTTCCCGGGAATACACTCCTTCAGAA GTACATAACTCAAGCCCGAAAGGACAAAACATCCATCGTAGCAGGGAGGGAAGTGGAGAAAATGTCACATGAGTCTTTAACCGAGGCTGAGAGAAAGTGTCCGGAAATCGTGGCCAGCATTCAACAACTCGCACAGACAGCGGGAAGTGTTTACGCTGATAAGCATGGGGGACATACACATGCATTACACCAG AACGACCCAAACACAGAAAAAGTCCGTAACGGATTAAAGTTGAAGACGTGTCAACTGCAAGTTCGAGCTATCGATCTTGTCCACGGCATAGACAAAGTGAATAAATCCTTCAATACCTTTCTAGAGCAGAAACATGAATTCCGTGAGGTGGTGAAACATCGATCCATGGAAATACAGGACGCAGTAAAGGCCGTGGAGAGAAGGATTCTTGCCCGAATTGATGATCGAGACGTGGAAGAGGAAGTCAAGAATGATGCGTTTGAGgttaaaaacaaattgcataaagTGTTGAGATCAACATTAACGATGGTAGATTTTCTTCGGCTACTGTCCGAGTATGGGTCAGAAAATGAAATGcacaaatatgttgaaaatgtaaGAAAAAGAGAACAGTCGATTTTCCAAACGCCGTTAACGGCGATAGAAAGAAGTATGAGTTTTGATATTTCTGAAAGTAATTTGGAAAAAGAGATGGACAATTTATTTGGTGAATTAACAGAAACACTCGGAGATACCGTAGCTTGGGACCCTATGGCGAACAATGATAGGGAGGACTTCGTAAGGCAGCAGCCAATCTTGTGGATTCAAAGTGAATCAAATGACGCTCGAGAACATTTAGAGTCATATAACTTTCCTACAAATATTGCCTATCCAATGAGCGCTACAGACACTGGTGAAATATCACAAAGACATGCTGTAAGATCTCATCTATCGACCCAAGGCAGTCATCACAAAAGGCATACTTTTCAGAAATCCATGTCTTTTGACACTGCTGTCCACAGCCCATATACATACATCACCAGCGAAAATCAGCCATTAATCGACAACGCTCtgtatggaaaaaataaaaataacaaatcgACAGAGTTTGAAATTCTGAACGAAACGAAAAGCAATCAACAAGTTGATGACTCGGCTAATACGTCGGAGGATCAGTTCCATAAAGCAATCGACACGCTAGTATCACGTACATCCCATCCTACTAGCCACAGAAGCAGGAGGGTCAGCGCACCGCCTTCGATGATCATCGATGCACTGCATAAGCGTCGGTTGAGTGCATTATCGATACTAGAGCGGGCCAATATTAATACAGAGGGGCTGCAATTGGCGTCAGACATCGAGACCGGCATGACGGAAGCGAGGCAAGAGTGGAAAGAGGAGAACGTAAGACGAAGAAATACAGCCGAAAACTCTGCTGATGGAGGCGTGTAA
- the LOC128223446 gene encoding nuclear receptor subfamily 2 group E member 1-like, with translation MLDIIPQEQNRNSHFVSDGGTDHRPEVLCLVCGDKASGKHYGVQSCDGCRGFFKRSIRRNLAYVCKENGCCVVNVSRRNQCQACRFNKCLNVKMNKDAVQHERAPRCYQFRREESKRLEEERQSPYPYGEYLAKTRAAYRSGNHYNGQIAFAPAMYNANIVSPVQPISVDTRPAYFRPIAPKPQIHIQGFQENLPGSLRLPPGYAGPTSTPLSPTSQTYSHPYVQYSSDNLDKARHANISFTTPVFQQSFPLIADARTFRIADETLIQKISGLQSPSAPTSTGTSGHSSAVSGKSDLSVEMKTEQHEDSGGDQSRDTSMSEGTSSPESGKLLSVDVEEETEAADGNPSGIQLFSLNVAAPRPSRPESRPSRPESRGHVPKLVASNLLFNTTTLSQSCNTNYRLANLPFAQVTAPFVQVTAPFAQVTAQVTAQVSTPFSQSIAQTNALQRSPTENTCETAAKLLFMMIKWARNIPPFLSLPFSDQAILLEESWSELFILFAAQWSLPIEVGALMSTLGCPPTDQSERALHLMTELRALNNLINRFAAMRVDPTEYACLKALVLFKPEVKGLRNTIQVDLVQDQSQGLFSEYCFTNHPTGKIRFGKLLLLLPALRDTHARCLEEVFFRRTIGDIAIERLLCDMFKSG, from the exons ACGGGGGGACGGACCATAGACCGGAAGTGTTGTGCCTGGTATGCGGAGACAAGGCTTCCGGGAAGCACTACGGCGTGCAGAGCTGTGACGGCTGTCGGGGGTTCTTCAAACGAAGCATCCGCCGGAACCTGGCATATGTGTGCAAGGAGAACGGATGTTGCGTGGTGAACGTTTCCCGCCGGAACCAGTGCCAGGCGTGCCGCTTTAACAAATGCCTCAACGTGAAAATGAACAAAGATG CAGTTCAACACGAGAGGGCGCCCCGCTGTTACCAGTTCCGGCGCGAGGAGAGCAAGCGCTTAGAAGAGGAAAGACAGTCACCATATCCGTACGGGGAATACCTTGCTAAAACAAG AGCAGCCTACCGCAGTGGAAACCACTACAATGGTCAGATTGCGTTCGCTCCCGCCATGTATAATGCGAACATCGTGTCGCCCGTGCAACCGATCAGCGTAGACACACGTCCAGCATATTTCCGCCCTATCGCACCGAAGCCGCAGATACACATTCAAGGATTCCAAGAAAATCTGCCTGGTAGTCTTCGGTTGCCCCCGGGGTATGCGGGTCCAACATCTACCCCTCTTTCGCCAACCAGCCAGACGTACTCACATCCATACGTACAATATAGCAGCGACAATCTTGACAAAGCAAGGCACGCAAACATCAGTTTTACCACACCCGTATTCCAGCAAAGCTTCCCTCTCATCGCAGATGCTAGAACCTTTCGGATAGCAGACGAAACACTGATTCAGAAAATATCAGGGTTACAAAGTCCGTCTGCTCCGACTAGTACCGGAACAAGCGGCCATTCTTCGGCAGTTTCCGGCAAGAGTGATTTATCAGTCGAGATGAAGACGGAACAGCACGAAGATAGCGGCGGAGATCAGTCACGTGACACAAGTATGTCCGAAGGCACTTCCTCGCCGGAGTCAGGGAAGTTGCTAAGCGTGGATGTCGAGGAGGAAACAGAAGCTG CAGACGGAAACCCCTCGGGAATTCAGTTGTTCAGTTTGAATGTTGCCGCCCCTCGTCCCTCTCGTCCGGAGTCACGTCCATCTCGTCCGGAGTCACGAGGCCATGTCCCTAAGCTCGTGGCTAGTAACCTGCTCTTCAACACGACAACCCTGAGCCAATCATGTAACACGAACTATCGTCTGGCTAATCTGCCGTTTGCGCAGGTCACAGCGCCGTTTGTGCAGGTCACAGCGCCCTTTGCGCAGGTCACCGCGCAGGTCACAGCGCAGGTCTCCACGCCCTTTTCTCAGTCAATCGCGCAAACAAATGCGCTTCAGCGATCTCCAACAGAAAACACATGTGAAACTGCGGCGAAACTGTTATTTATGATGATCAAATGGGCGAGGAACATTCCGCCGTTTCTGTCCCTGCCGTTCAGCGACCAGGCCATACTGCTTGAGGAAAGCTGGAGCGAGCTGTTCATCCTCTTTGCTGCACAATGGTCACTGCCGATTGAAGTTG GTGCGTTGATGTCCACGCTTGGATGCCCACCCACTGACCAATCAGAACGTGCGTTACATTTGATGACAGAACTTCGAGCACTTAATAATCTCATCAATCGATTTGCTGCCATGAGAGTGGACCCGACCGAATACGCCTGTTTGAAAGCACTTGTCTTGTTTAAGCCGG AGGTCAAGGGTCTACGGAATACCATACAAGTTGATCTGGTACAGGACCAATCACAAGGCCTGTTCAGTGAATACTGCTTCACAAACCATCCGACAGGGAAGATTCGATTCGGCAAATTGTTGTTGCTTCTTCCGGCATTGAGAGATACGCATGCGCGATGCCTAGAAGAGGTCTTCTTTCGGCGCACAATTGGAGATATCGCAATAGAACGGCTGTTGTGCGACATGTTCAAGTCTGGTTAA